The Arachis hypogaea cultivar Tifrunner chromosome 19, arahy.Tifrunner.gnm2.J5K5, whole genome shotgun sequence genome has a window encoding:
- the LOC112776572 gene encoding 2-alkenal reductase (NADP(+)-dependent), with amino-acid sequence MAEVKNKQVVLKDYVTGFLKESDLDLVENTITLKLPEGSNEILLKNLYLSCDPFMRNLMSDIGILEKFLPYAPGSPLFGYGVAKVLESGHPDYKKGDLVWGFTKWEEYSLVPSSRILFKIEHTDVPLSYYTGILGMPGMTAYAGFFEVGLPKKGEKVFVSAASGAVGQLVGQFAKLTGCYVVGSAGSKDKVDLLKNKFGFDDAFNYKEEPDLDAALKRYFPEGIDIYFENVGGKTLDAVLLNMRVHGRIVVCGMISQYNRAQPEGVTNLGNLIMKRIRMQGLAVTDYYPMYHKLVEYVVPKIKEEKIVYVEDIAEGLENGPAALVGLFNGRNVGKQVLVLARE; translated from the exons ATGGCGGAAGTGAAGAACAAGCAAGTGGTTTTGAAGGATTATGTCACCGGTTTCCTTAAGGAATCAGACTTGGACTTAGTTGAAAACACCATCACTCTCAAGCTTCCAGAAGGTTCCAATGAGATCCTTCTCAAGAATCTCTATTTGTCTTGTGATCCTTTCATGCGAAACCTTATGAGCGACATAGGAATCCTTGAGAAGTTCCTTCCATATGCCCCTGGCTCT CCATTATTTGGATATGGGGTGGCTAAAGTCCTGGAATCCGGACACCCGGATTACAAGAAGGGTGATTTGGTGTGGGGGTTTACTAAATGGGAAGAGTACAGTTTGGTCCCCTCATCTCGAATTCTTTTCAAAATCGAGCACACTGATGTTCCACTTTCATACTATACTGGAATTCTTG GTATGCCAGGAATGACTGCTTATGCTGGTTTCTTTGAAGTTGGGCTTCctaaaaaaggagagaaagtttTTGTTTCTGCAGCCTCTGGTGCAGTTGGTCAACTTGTTGGCCAGTTTGCGAAATTGACCGGTTGCTATGTCGTTGGAAGTGCTGGAAGTAAAGACAAG GTGGATTTATTGAAGAATAAATTCGGATTCGATGATGCTTTTAACTACAAGGAAGAGCCTGACCTCGATGCTGCATTGAAAAG ATACTTCCCTGAAGGCATTGACATTTACTTTGAGAACGTTGGAGGGAAGACACTTGATGCTGTGCTTCTAAATATGAGAGTCCATGGCCGAATAGTGGTATGTGGAATGATCTCGCAGTACAATCGTGCTCAACCTGAAGGGGTAACAAATCTGGGAAATCTCATAATGAAGCGGATTCGTATGCAAGGTCTTGCTGTCACCGATTACTATCCGATGTATCACAAGTTGGTGGAGTATGTGGTGCCGAAAATCAAAGAAGAGAAGATTGTGTATGTGGAAGACATAGCTGAGGGACTTGAAAACGGCCCTGCTGCTTTAGTTGGCCTTTTTAATGGTCGCAATGTTGGCAAACAAGTTCTTGTTCTTGCCCGTGAATGA